The following proteins come from a genomic window of Candidatus Zixiibacteriota bacterium:
- a CDS encoding TonB family protein: MNCREFEYKLWENPQKYADRKKLPAELANHMKDCRDCRQVYADYLGLIELSDQSKIVKDDEYWQKFETKVFSEINRLESTQQPESVKKSVVREITKRPEIAFKHLIFSLGAAAAAILLIFIAISDIAKQMQLPQASRAKGDSLPISAPLTQNVPSVFKVNLAGGIHLQEFSILAKPEVEEFKDSALVAIDAVYLTDKGIKNENIKIARALSEEVVMGTSTDLSHISDEKPAEQRIRTSRAFINESKKQRAENEISPQKHKAIEMEAGRNDWVITLEKMPTMKIAVAPTYPPLAFKLKKQGEVWIKARVDTEGKVVEAFIYRGSIGDYGFDEEALKAAYKNEFEPLEIDNKKLPVWVIYKVRFVIKE; encoded by the coding sequence ATGAATTGCCGCGAATTTGAATATAAGTTATGGGAAAATCCGCAAAAGTATGCCGATAGGAAAAAATTGCCCGCAGAATTAGCTAATCACATGAAAGACTGCCGGGATTGCCGTCAAGTATATGCCGATTATCTTGGTTTGATAGAATTGTCAGACCAGAGTAAAATCGTTAAGGATGATGAATACTGGCAAAAATTCGAGACTAAGGTTTTTAGCGAAATCAACCGGCTTGAAAGCACCCAACAGCCTGAATCGGTCAAAAAGAGCGTTGTTAGAGAGATAACTAAGCGTCCCGAAATAGCTTTTAAACATCTTATATTCTCTCTTGGCGCGGCGGCAGCCGCTATCTTGTTAATATTTATAGCTATATCCGATATTGCCAAGCAGATGCAATTGCCTCAAGCAAGCCGGGCAAAAGGAGATAGTTTGCCAATATCTGCTCCTTTAACCCAGAATGTCCCCAGTGTTTTTAAGGTCAATTTGGCAGGGGGAATACATCTGCAGGAATTTTCCATACTTGCCAAACCTGAAGTGGAAGAGTTCAAAGACAGTGCCTTAGTTGCCATTGATGCGGTTTATTTAACCGATAAAGGCATTAAAAATGAAAACATAAAGATTGCCAGAGCCTTAAGTGAAGAGGTAGTTATGGGAACTTCAACCGATTTGTCTCATATTTCAGATGAAAAACCTGCTGAACAAAGAATCAGAACTTCCAGAGCATTCATCAATGAATCAAAAAAGCAAAGAGCTGAAAATGAAATATCCCCCCAAAAGCATAAAGCGATTGAAATGGAAGCCGGCAGAAATGATTGGGTTATTACTCTTGAAAAGATGCCAACAATGAAAATAGCCGTTGCTCCGACTTATCCACCGCTTGCTTTCAAGCTAAAAAAACAGGGCGAAGTCTGGATTAAAGCCCGAGTCGATACTGAGGGCAAGGTTGTTGAAGCATTTATATATAGGGGTTCTATCGGCGATTATGGTTTCGATGAGGAGGCATTAAAAGCCGCCTATAAAAACGAATTTGAGCCATTAGAAATTGATAATAAAAAACTGCCTGTATGGGTGATTTATAAAGTCCGGTTTGTGATTAAAGAGTAG
- a CDS encoding thermonuclease family protein, protein MITSRTKTDNKSNLISVRPSHLKAFLILFISISLLVPSCGKEKSKDEKTISTKIAVTVYDGDTFTLSSGKKVRIAMIDTPEKGEPFCDEATQYLSDLVLGKEVSLKPIGKGIDRYGRTLAEVYVDSANVSQLMLKAGLAVLYLFKDNAYLKDEYLQYQIYAYENKIGIWSLPEPVAEEYYINIKGSYRFHRPLCFHLKKVDISKIRRIATRAEAIKQGLSPCRNCRP, encoded by the coding sequence ATGATTACATCAAGAACTAAAACAGATAACAAATCCAACCTTATCTCAGTTAGACCGTCGCACCTAAAAGCTTTCTTAATACTGTTTATCTCAATCTCACTATTAGTTCCCTCCTGCGGCAAGGAAAAATCCAAAGATGAAAAAACCATTTCTACTAAGATAGCCGTTACAGTTTATGATGGTGATACTTTTACATTATCATCCGGCAAAAAAGTGCGGATCGCTATGATTGACACGCCCGAAAAAGGTGAGCCGTTTTGTGATGAGGCGACGCAATATCTTTCGGATCTTGTGCTTGGCAAAGAGGTATCGCTTAAGCCGATAGGAAAGGGTATAGACAGGTACGGCCGCACCTTAGCAGAGGTATATGTCGATTCGGCTAATGTAAGCCAGTTAATGCTGAAAGCCGGCTTAGCGGTTTTATATCTCTTTAAGGATAATGCCTATCTTAAAGATGAATACCTGCAGTATCAGATTTACGCATATGAGAATAAAATCGGTATATGGTCATTGCCCGAGCCGGTTGCCGAGGAATATTATATCAATATAAAAGGCTCTTATAGATTTCATCGCCCGCTCTGTTTTCACCTAAAAAAAGTCGATATTTCAAAAATCAGGAGAATCGCAACAAGGGCAGAGGCAATAAAGCAGGGTTTATCGCCCTGTCGAAATTGCCGGCCTTGA
- a CDS encoding T9SS type A sorting domain-containing protein, translated as MKKRNFVAALTCCLLFIISYPVSGSEVLIVDLVPDISSAGQNALAILENEFGLDVEYDTTMINHEFPDNVMIYAGVYGGEILDSLDDELIAMRSLCTSPGHNIVISGITRVGKLPTLYYVGCGTPSVITWPGEELFSVNSSSMFDGYLFYCHEGEYFSYAVGSNGPGIIQLKIRPNNECGSSRAVTTSRMGNEYFSTEIDPSWFRDTTIINGQDTTIYNTEIDYYRVLCSDFFGLMNSIDDQPSVPLNFTLSQNYPNPFNASTLISYSLDIPSHVKLDIYDLLGQHIETLIDEKQLTGLHQVMWKPDIASGIYFYSLQVDDDNAKTMRMCLLK; from the coding sequence ATGAAAAAGAGGAATTTTGTAGCAGCATTAACATGCTGCCTGCTCTTCATTATTTCTTATCCTGTGAGTGGGAGTGAGGTCTTGATTGTAGATCTTGTTCCTGATATTAGTTCTGCAGGACAGAACGCCTTGGCAATTTTGGAAAACGAGTTTGGTTTAGATGTGGAATATGATACCACCATGATAAATCATGAATTTCCTGATAATGTAATGATATACGCTGGCGTGTATGGCGGCGAGATATTAGATAGCCTTGATGATGAACTCATTGCCATGCGAAGCCTTTGCACATCTCCAGGCCACAACATTGTAATTAGCGGGATTACAAGGGTAGGAAAGCTTCCAACACTATATTATGTTGGTTGTGGGACACCATCAGTAATAACCTGGCCTGGTGAAGAGTTATTCTCAGTAAATAGTAGCTCGATGTTTGATGGTTATCTGTTTTATTGTCACGAGGGCGAATATTTTTCCTACGCAGTTGGCAGTAATGGCCCCGGAATAATACAGCTCAAGATTAGACCAAATAATGAGTGTGGTAGTTCTCGAGCTGTTACTACCAGTCGAATGGGAAATGAGTATTTCTCCACCGAAATAGACCCAAGTTGGTTTCGCGATACCACAATTATTAATGGACAGGATACTACCATCTACAACACCGAAATAGACTACTACCGCGTACTTTGTTCTGACTTTTTCGGTCTGATGAACAGCATCGACGACCAACCTTCTGTTCCATTAAACTTCACTCTCAGCCAGAACTACCCCAACCCGTTTAATGCATCAACATTAATATCTTATTCGCTGGATATACCGTCTCATGTTAAATTGGATATATACGATTTATTAGGTCAACACATTGAAACATTGATAGACGAAAAACAGCTAACAGGCTTACACCAAGTAATGTGGAAACCAGATATTGCATCCGGAATCTATTTTTACAGTCTTCAAGTCGACGATGATAATGCAAAAACAATGAGGATGTGCTTATTAAAATAA
- a CDS encoding T9SS type A sorting domain-containing protein: MFNLNRGMFFTILVIAAALFISSISLAQFVSAKTISLNDALSEINISIVNDTTFACHGEGNAMFDAAAQNIPCSNFTLGEYDSYEISAGGDTTGYNPAVPTLCFNICVPTTFIDQINAGIPLLDRIRLNSTLVPLENPTGKLIRPSQDFPTLTSRDPAEYNYGPARLADPEYYQQLNNFPELSASVVHVSVLRNIGIIGFEIPLVQYNGAEWFRLNSASLDIPIYDIQNVPPIDKKKLYHGNHNGSNTQDTCYITWMSERFPFFEADLSNLFINPHDYDRYKQPICLVIPPDLDDIYLSLWIIPDLSYQSYGNHLSELLTKLGIPNMFLTMDQLQNTAPEWDRLQDKLKSLIYSMHGNSGLVDLNIVDGSHWDESRIYQQLFLTNTSSGPGEPGWDNYYLILGNSTYYGDVTIPIPGWDLDDDGAYGEMSDDRWDIGAEIQVGNIPARNPEEFGIYIDNLEDYMLNGPGVSELNARVFCHDQMADDNQENKVFDFLPRNKFAMIDTLSGVEPDGNADPTTGPTASNQVDHMWFWTKIAFWFNLSHGNGDSWTACTDDYNHADRSMVCSNQADFDWWETYWPGTGAGTISDLAGTDFYSILYSTSCWGADYDLDWQAMCSRLLFQPNGGTIANVGNTRWGWTLGSYRQGRIFFDELFNNSNGGWFGCRSLNRAKLRCPYHSDHYNTNWMGYAGLRIWTDIPNRFAIDSPPSMSGDTVWFDEVVISANGGPPPSDVIVCVWMGTGEDFSWKYGVATPDGHIEDLNGNEFFFVPVQTDEPAPYTDAVQVWVSAVHSVQHNFLPLRYSINYENQHHSQPKAATDTNLPDKFAMHPAYPNPFNAETIIKYDLPQDCQVSIQVYDLLGREVANLVDEFKSAGYHQVVFNAAEYSSGMYFYRIKADKFNKTLRMALIK; encoded by the coding sequence ATGTTTAATCTTAACAGGGGCATGTTTTTTACTATCTTAGTAATAGCAGCCGCGCTATTTATTTCAAGCATAAGTCTTGCACAATTTGTGAGCGCTAAAACCATCTCGCTTAATGATGCGCTAAGTGAAATCAATATTAGCATTGTAAATGACACAACTTTTGCATGTCATGGCGAAGGAAATGCTATGTTTGATGCAGCAGCACAGAACATTCCATGTTCGAATTTTACTTTAGGAGAGTATGATAGTTATGAGATATCTGCTGGTGGCGATACAACGGGATACAATCCGGCAGTTCCCACACTATGTTTTAATATCTGTGTACCGACAACATTTATTGATCAGATAAACGCAGGCATTCCTCTTTTGGATAGAATCAGATTAAATTCAACACTTGTTCCGCTTGAAAATCCTACAGGTAAACTTATAAGACCCTCGCAGGATTTCCCAACCCTGACTTCAAGAGACCCCGCTGAATACAATTACGGTCCTGCCAGATTAGCTGATCCCGAATACTATCAGCAGCTAAACAATTTTCCTGAGTTGAGCGCCAGTGTAGTTCATGTTTCCGTGCTTCGAAATATTGGCATTATTGGTTTTGAAATTCCACTGGTGCAGTATAATGGAGCAGAGTGGTTCAGACTAAACAGCGCAAGTTTGGATATTCCAATATATGATATACAGAATGTACCCCCAATTGATAAAAAGAAGCTGTACCACGGAAACCACAATGGCTCTAACACTCAAGACACATGCTATATAACTTGGATGTCGGAGAGGTTTCCCTTTTTTGAAGCAGACCTAAGCAATCTATTCATAAATCCGCATGACTATGATAGATACAAACAGCCAATCTGCTTGGTAATACCTCCTGATTTGGATGATATCTATCTATCCCTATGGATTATTCCTGATTTATCTTATCAATCATATGGAAACCACCTTAGCGAATTGCTAACCAAGCTTGGCATTCCAAACATGTTCCTAACTATGGACCAACTTCAGAATACCGCTCCGGAATGGGACCGGCTTCAGGATAAGTTAAAGAGCCTGATATATTCCATGCACGGGAACAGCGGTTTAGTTGATCTCAACATAGTAGATGGCAGTCATTGGGATGAAAGCCGAATCTATCAACAGCTGTTTCTAACCAACACGAGCAGCGGACCAGGAGAGCCGGGCTGGGATAATTATTATCTCATCTTGGGAAACAGCACATATTATGGTGATGTGACAATTCCTATTCCTGGTTGGGACTTAGACGATGACGGCGCCTACGGCGAGATGTCTGACGACAGGTGGGATATTGGAGCTGAAATACAAGTGGGAAACATCCCCGCAAGAAATCCGGAAGAGTTCGGAATATACATTGATAATCTCGAGGACTACATGCTCAATGGTCCGGGAGTATCTGAACTTAATGCGAGAGTATTTTGCCATGACCAAATGGCAGACGATAATCAGGAGAATAAGGTTTTTGATTTCTTGCCGCGGAATAAATTCGCTATGATTGACACATTAAGTGGAGTAGAACCAGATGGAAACGCAGATCCAACTACCGGACCAACTGCCTCTAATCAAGTAGATCACATGTGGTTCTGGACGAAGATTGCTTTTTGGTTCAATTTGTCTCATGGAAATGGAGATAGCTGGACAGCATGTACTGATGACTATAACCATGCGGATAGGTCAATGGTCTGTTCAAATCAGGCAGACTTTGACTGGTGGGAAACCTATTGGCCGGGAACAGGAGCAGGCACTATTTCCGATTTAGCTGGAACAGATTTCTATTCCATCCTGTATTCTACTAGCTGTTGGGGCGCAGATTATGACCTGGATTGGCAAGCTATGTGTTCCAGATTGCTATTCCAACCGAATGGCGGAACTATAGCAAATGTTGGAAATACACGATGGGGATGGACTCTTGGTAGTTATCGTCAGGGTAGAATATTTTTTGATGAGCTTTTCAATAATTCAAATGGCGGCTGGTTCGGCTGTCGATCACTAAATAGGGCGAAACTACGTTGTCCTTATCACAGCGATCATTACAACACAAACTGGATGGGTTATGCAGGCCTGCGAATATGGACTGACATACCAAATCGGTTTGCTATTGATTCTCCGCCTTCAATGTCGGGAGATACAGTTTGGTTTGATGAAGTGGTGATCAGCGCTAACGGCGGTCCGCCGCCATCTGATGTTATTGTCTGTGTCTGGATGGGAACCGGTGAAGATTTCTCTTGGAAGTATGGGGTTGCCACTCCAGATGGACACATAGAAGATTTGAATGGCAACGAGTTTTTCTTTGTTCCTGTTCAAACTGATGAACCAGCCCCATATACGGATGCGGTCCAGGTTTGGGTTTCAGCCGTACATTCAGTCCAACATAATTTCTTGCCGCTGAGATATTCTATAAATTATGAAAATCAACATCATTCACAGCCTAAAGCGGCAACAGATACGAATTTGCCTGATAAATTCGCAATGCATCCTGCATATCCCAATCCATTTAATGCGGAAACAATAATCAAATATGACCTGCCGCAGGACTGTCAAGTTTCAATACAGGTTTATGATCTTTTAGGTCGTGAAGTTGCTAATCTTGTTGACGAATTCAAATCAGCGGGTTATCATCAAGTAGTTTTTAATGCCGCAGAATATTCAAGTGGTATGTATTTCTACCGGATAAAAGCCGATAAGTTTAATAAGACCTTGAGGATGGCTCTTATAAAGTAA
- a CDS encoding TIGR00725 family protein, which yields MKYKPLIGVIGGSEANPIYIKQAYQVGKLLTEQGAILVCGGLGGIMEAACKGATEAGGATIGILPMDNPKAANDYVTIPIATGIGTARNKVIINTAEAFIAIDGKYGTLSEIAYALDVGKTVAGLGTWDIEGVIAADAPQKAVDIVMGNYND from the coding sequence ATGAAATATAAACCATTAATCGGCGTAATCGGCGGCTCGGAGGCTAACCCGATTTATATCAAACAGGCATATCAGGTCGGCAAGCTTCTAACAGAGCAGGGCGCGATATTGGTTTGCGGCGGGCTTGGCGGTATCATGGAAGCCGCCTGCAAAGGCGCCACGGAGGCTGGCGGCGCAACAATCGGCATTCTGCCTATGGACAACCCGAAAGCGGCTAACGATTATGTAACAATACCAATCGCAACCGGTATAGGCACCGCCCGCAATAAAGTGATAATCAACACAGCCGAGGCTTTTATCGCTATTGACGGCAAGTATGGCACGTTATCGGAGATTGCTTATGCCTTAGATGTCGGCAAAACAGTAGCCGGACTCGGTACCTGGGATATCGAGGGAGTAATCGCGGCTGATGCCCCGCAAAAGGCTGTTGATATAGTGATGGGGAATTATAATGACTGA
- a CDS encoding acylphosphatase, which translates to MTDYARLHGYVSGRVQGVGFRYFVEDAAGQYKLTGWVKNLFDGKVEFAAEGPKGLLADFLKDVSRGPITGHVSNVDAKWENYTGEFEKFTIKF; encoded by the coding sequence ATGACTGATTATGCCAGGCTTCACGGCTATGTATCCGGCCGCGTTCAGGGAGTTGGGTTCAGGTATTTTGTTGAGGATGCGGCTGGTCAATACAAACTTACCGGCTGGGTTAAAAACCTGTTTGACGGCAAGGTTGAATTTGCCGCGGAGGGACCTAAAGGGCTGTTAGCTGATTTCCTTAAGGATGTCAGCAGAGGACCGATTACCGGTCATGTTTCTAATGTAGATGCAAAATGGGAAAATTATACCGGAGAATTTGAAAAGTTTACGATAAAATTTTAG
- a CDS encoding adenine phosphoribosyltransferase, protein MNIEQLKKVIRNVPDFPKKGIVFRDITTLLQDSQAFKTVMDHLYERYKQKQIDAVVGIESRGFIFGAALADRLGTSFIPARKPGKLPADTISESYDLEYGQAALEIHRDAISSGMKILVIDDLLATGGTLEASCKLVERLGGDVAEVWVLVELSFLDGVKRLSKYPYYSMIQYDSE, encoded by the coding sequence ATGAATATCGAACAATTAAAAAAAGTAATTAGAAATGTTCCCGATTTCCCAAAGAAAGGTATAGTGTTTCGGGATATCACCACATTACTGCAGGATTCGCAGGCATTTAAAACGGTCATGGACCATCTTTACGAACGATACAAACAGAAGCAAATAGACGCCGTTGTTGGTATAGAATCACGAGGGTTCATTTTTGGCGCGGCTTTGGCTGACCGGCTGGGCACAAGTTTCATTCCCGCCCGCAAACCGGGCAAGCTTCCCGCTGATACTATTTCAGAATCTTATGATCTCGAATATGGGCAGGCGGCTTTGGAAATCCACCGGGATGCTATCTCCTCCGGCATGAAAATATTGGTAATCGATGACCTTCTGGCGACCGGCGGCACGCTTGAAGCATCCTGCAAGTTAGTAGAACGTCTCGGCGGCGATGTTGCCGAGGTATGGGTATTGGTCGAGTTGTCATTTCTTGATGGTGTTAAAAGGCTGAGCAAGTATCCGTATTATTCGATGATTCAGTATGATTCTGAGTAG
- a CDS encoding penicillin-binding protein activator LpoB, with the protein MKKLIGVLLIACLMFACGSSRQVSRVAADTTIDLSGRWNDADSRLVSQEMVSDCLARPWVNDFNIAEGRKPAVIVGTIRNKSNEHIDTEVFTKDFERELINSGKVKFVASRTERDEIRDERDDQQYNASDETAKRLAMETGADFMLQGSIKTIVDQIEGRRVIFYQTDMELINIESNEKVWIGAKKIKKDITQKGKKW; encoded by the coding sequence ATGAAAAAACTAATCGGCGTATTATTAATCGCTTGCTTGATGTTTGCCTGCGGTTCATCCCGTCAGGTTTCACGAGTAGCCGCTGATACAACAATCGATTTGAGCGGCAGATGGAACGATGCGGACTCACGCCTTGTATCACAGGAGATGGTTTCCGATTGTCTCGCCCGCCCCTGGGTTAATGATTTTAATATAGCAGAGGGAAGAAAACCAGCTGTCATTGTCGGCACAATTCGCAACAAAAGCAATGAGCATATCGATACTGAGGTTTTCACGAAAGATTTCGAGCGTGAACTGATTAATTCCGGCAAGGTGAAATTTGTCGCCAGCCGCACCGAACGCGACGAGATTCGAGATGAGCGGGATGACCAGCAATATAACGCCTCGGATGAAACCGCCAAACGCTTAGCAATGGAAACCGGCGCTGATTTCATGCTTCAAGGCTCAATTAAAACGATTGTCGACCAGATAGAGGGCAGACGCGTTATATTCTATCAGACTGATATGGAACTGATTAATATCGAAAGTAATGAAAAAGTCTGGATAGGTGCCAAGAAGATTAAAAAAGATATCACGCAAAAAGGCAAGAAGTGGTAG